The genome window CGGGCGTGCCGAAACCACTCCCGCTGGGGTCGCCGCTCTGAGCAATGTAGCCGGGCAGGACGCGGTGGAAAAGCACGCCGTCGTACCAGCCCTGGCGCGCCAGAAAGACGAAGTTGTTGACCGTCTGCGGAGCCTGGTCGGCGAACAACTGGATGCGCAGTTCCCCCTGCGTGGTTTCCAGCACGGCGACGTAGGTGCGCGCCGGGTCAATCACAAAGGGCGGGCACTGGCGGAACTGACGGCTCTTCAGGTCTTCCAGCAACAGCAGGGTTTCCAGACTGCGGTAGTCGCGCGGGCCCTGATACATGCGCTGATTGACCAGCACAAAGGGCATGGTGGGAATGCCCAGGCGAAAGCCCTCTTCCTGCGCCTGCTGAAGGCTGAGACGGATGGCGGGGTCGTCCAGCGCGGAGAGGAAAGTTGGCACGTCCAGCGCCAAATCGGCGGCGCGGGCTTCCAGCCAGGCGCGGAATTCGGCTTCGGGCAGGGGCGTCCACTCTTCCTGACGCTCCAGCAGAAGATGGGTCATCTCCCAGAATTTGCCCTGCGCGCCGGCGGCTTCGGCGGCGGCGCCTGCCAGCAGAGATTTATCGTTGGCGGGCAGGGGGAAATGGCGGAACACCCGCCGCACTTTTTCGGGGTAGCGTTCCCGCAGGCGCGTCAGGGACCAGTCTAGCGCCAGACTGGCGGGGGCTTGCAGGTCGGTGTACTCGATGAAGGTCAGCACGGCGTTTTCGGGACCCTGCGTCCAGTCCTGCGCCGAAGGGGGCGGGAAGAGCGGCGGCTCAGTGCTGGGGGTGGGGGTCGGCTCCACGCTGACGAGGACGCAGTCCATCGTTTCGGGGAGCGGGGTGGTTTTGGGGATGTTAAGGGCAAGGGTTGCCGAAGGCGAGGGCTGGGGGGAGAGCGGGGCGGGCGCGGGGGAGCATCCGCCTGCCAGCATTCCCAGAGAGGATAAGCAGAGTGCAAGCATCATCCATTGCCAGCGCAGTTTCATGATTCGGAAATTCCTCCCTGCCTGAATTGTAAACCACCTTTCATAAAGCGTGAGCGGGGCGGGTATGAAGAATATCCTCACCCTGCCGATTTTTGGCTTAACTTTCCCCAAAAAGTATGGAAAGTGTGCTATAACCGCTTGCACGTCCCTCTGTGTCAGGCGTTTTGTCCATTGCCACGACCACCGTCCGCCTCCCGGTGGGACCTGCATCTTCCGGTGGGAGTGCTGAAATGGATCTGTCCTTTCTGGTCATCATCCTGCAGTTGATTTTTCTGGAAGGCATCCTGTCCATAGATAATGCCGCCGTGCTGGGGGCAATGGTTTCCAGCCTGCCCGACACTCAACCCATCCCCTGGCCCCCTGCGCTTAAGCGGGTGGGTCACTGGCTGGACGGGGTGCTGGGGCCGCAACGGCTGGCGGCTCTGCGGGTGGGTTTGCTGGGCGCGTACGTGGGGCGCGGCTTGATGCTCCTTGCCGCCAGTTTCATCATCCGCAACCCGTGGCTCAAACTGGTGGGCGCGGCGTACCTTATCCGCCTGGCGCTGGACGACCTGAGCGCCCCCGGCGAGCAGGGTGCGGAAGAGGACGGCGAAGTGCGCCCGGTGCGGCAGGCGGGCTTCTGGCTCACCGTGCTGAACGTGGAACTGATGGATCTGGCGTTCAGCCTGGATAACGTGGTGGCGGCGGTCTCGCTCTCCGACCATATTCTGGTGGTGATGCTGGGGGTTGCCATCGGCATCCTGGTGATGCGCTTTGCGGCGGGCATCTTCAGTTACGTGGTCGAGCGCGAACCGATTCTCAAATCTGCCGCGTATATCCTGGTGCTGAGCATCGGCATCGAACTGGTGCTGGAAGAACTGGGCATTATGGAGTTTTCGGACTGGGCGCGCTTTGGCATTTCCATGTCCATCATTGCCCTCTCGCTGGCGTATGCGCACCTGCCCTTCCTGCGCATCTTCCGTCCGGTGCTGGTGTGGCTCAGTCAGGGGTTCGGCATCATCAACGCTCTCATCGTCTGGGTGCTGGCGCCTCTGCGCGGACTGGTGTATCTTGTGCGGCTGGCTTTCCGCCGCCCGGAAAAAGCCTGAAACTTCGGTAAAAACACCGCCCGCCCGTGGAGACATTCCACGGGCGGGTTTTTGTTTTCTATTTCCTTCGCGCCTTCGGCAGGCTCGCCGTGCGGTTAGACCACACATTTTACGGCTCTGTCACCAGCACATCCCACTGACCAAAGTAATACAGCAGGTACTCGCCTGCCTGTAACTGGTTTGGAAGCACAAAAGGAACGCGCGGCGAAAGCCGCACCAGTGACGCGGAAGGCATGTCGAACGGCTCGATGAACAGGACGTCAAAACCGCCAATGTCTTCCTCTTTATCCTTTCTAAACAGGTCAGAACCTGAAAGGGCAAAGGATGCAGGAGTGATGAGTTGCATGAGCGAGCAATCAGACACATACGTCGACTGCCACAACGTGGTCTCCGCGGGCGACAAAACGGTCATCGCGTAGGAATCAACAACATCTATGTCCTCAAAATCAGGTTCATCCATAAAGGGATCGTACCCTCTGACATTCCCGCTCTCGGAAAGGTCGTTGAGCGTCTCTTCCAATGCCTCTTCTCCCAATACCTCGGTATAAAACGTGGGGTGCTGGTACGCCCAGTCCCAATCCCCTTTGACCGCGCTGGATTTATTCTCATGGTATACCACCAGGCGGCGGTCATCCTCTGCCACCTTGTTGTAAAACCACCTGAAAAACGCGGACGCATTCTGCGATTCGCCCACGTAGCCAACAGCCAGCATGTACATCAGGGGTTCAGCGGGGACTTCAAAGGGAATGTTGCGGTGTTTCAGCCAGCCAAGTCGAATCATCCTGTTCCTCCATGATTTGTCGTGAAGATGACCCTCTGTCGGTTTCAACCCCCGAGTATAGAACAAATGCCCTGAAAATGAAAGGGTTTTTCAGCCCTGGCGGTGGAAAACATGTCCGGGTCGCGGGCGCAGGAAGGATGATGTTACCGCAAAGGCGCGAAGACGCAAAAAAGAAACCGTGTATTACGGCTTGCGCACCCCGAGCAACGCCGAGGGGCACGGCGCACAAAACCCCCTCTCCCAAAAGGGAGAGGGGCAGGGGGTGAGGGAGCAATCCCCTTCCGGGGCTTCTTAGATTCTGACATAAAAGTTGGGGTTAACAACCCAAAACTTCTGAACATGGGTCTTAATCCCCTTCCGGGGCTTCTTAGATTCTGACATAAGAAAATGTTTACTATTATTGCTCTTGTAATCGTCTTAATCCCCTTCCGGGGCTTCTTAGATTCTGACCTTAGTCGGGGCGAAGGTCGAGTTCTTCGACAAGCGCCGTCTTAATCCCCTTCCGGGGCTTCTTAGATTCTGACGCGGTCTGTCAACTAGCGAGTCTTCCGCTTCCGGACGAGTCTTAATCCCCTTCCGGGGCTTCTTAGATTCTGACCCAGGAAATTGTAGGAAACGTAAACGGGATTCCTGTGGTAGTCTTAATCCCCTTCCGGGGCTTCTTAGATTCTGACTTCAAAGAAAGGAAGGATAAATTCATATGGTCACAATTATGTCTTAATCCCCTTCCGGGGCTTCTTAGATTCTGACCTTTCGAGTGATCCGCACGGGTGAGGAAAAAATCCTGTCTTAATCCCCTTCCGGGGCTTCTTAGATTCTGACCGTGAGCACTACAAGCAGGAAGCCGTCCTCGTCGCCGAGTCTTAATCCCCTTCCGGGGCTTCTTAGATTCTGACGTCACAAGTTGCAGAACTTGTAGACCCGCCATATAGCCCGTCTTACATTGTCTTAATCCCCTTCCGGGGCTTCTTAGATTCTGACATAATATTTATCTGTATGACGAAAATTTCCTGGCTTTAGCAGTCTTAATCCCCTTCCGGGGCTTCTTAGATTCTGACCTTTACAAGGTATGGCGATAGTTACAATAATTCAAGCTGGAAATGTCTTAATCCCCTTCCGGGGCTTCTTAGATTCTGACTGCACTTTTGCCCTTCCACTTCACCGCCGGAAGGAAGCCGCGTAGTTCAGAACTGCTTCCAGCATAGCACAACCTTTGGCAAAAATCAAGCCGTTTTTTGAGCATTTTTCACACCACACTGCCTGCAAAATCCACCTGCCCGAATTTTGCGTACCCCCCCTCGGTTTGGGGTCAAAAATGGGCATTTTTTAAGGGGGGGTACGCGAAAGTCCGTCCGGCTCGGCTTCGGCATGGCTCGGCAGGCTCGCCAACCGGGGCTCGGCGGGCGGGATGGGCGCTTAATCCCCGCGCTGGGCAAGCAGGGCGTTGATCTGGAAGAGGGCCGGCACCGCGCCGCCCGCCATCTTCAGCCACTCCAGCACCTGGGCGGCGTTCTTCTCTTCTTCCACCTGTTCCTTCACAAACCAGTTGAGAAATTCCTGACTGGCGTAGTCCTTATCCTCCACGGCGATGCTGTACAGCAGGTTGATGCGCGCGGTGACGCTCTGCTCGTGCTTCAGCACCTCGGCAAAAATCTCTTCGTGCGTACCGAAGGCGGAAGGCGGGGCGTCAATGGCTTGCAGGGTCACCTTGCCGCCGCGGTCGTGGATGTACTCAAAGAACTTGAGGGCGTGTTCCTGTTCCTCTCTGGCTTGCATTGCCATCCATTTGGCAAAGCCGCCCCAGTTGTTTTCCTCAAAGTGCGCCGCCATGGCAAGGTACAGGTACGCCGAGTACAGTTCCAGTTTAATCTGGGTGTTCATTTCTTCCAGCAGTCGTTTGCTTAACATAGGTTCTCCCTTTCTTTGGCGAAGAATGATGATGCTATAAGGTCATTATAGACCATTTTCAGTGAAAATTCATCCGCCGGGTGAAGGATTGCCGGCAGGAATTGCAGTACAATCCAGTGGATAGGGAGGTGAATGGATGAATCTTTCCGCAATTCTGGTTTCGCAGTTCCTGGCAGGGCTGGAGATGCTCAAACAAACCATCACCCTGTGCCCGGAGGACCTCTGGAACGCTCCGCAGGACAAAAACCCCTTCTGGCAGGTGACTTACCATGCGCTGTACTTCGTCCACGAGTACCTGGCAGAGTCGCCGGAGACCTTTGTGCCCTGGGAGAAGCACCGCGAGGTGTACGACTTTGACGAGACGCAGACCTTCGAGCCGTACGATCAAGCCGCCCTGCTGGAGTACCTGGCGTTTCTGGAAAACCATGTGCGCGAACGCCTGCCGCAACTGCGCCTGGACGAGGTGGAGGGGCACGGCAGTCGTTCCATGCTGACGGCGGAACTGCAAATTTACTCCCTGCGCCACCTGATGGTGCATACCGGCGAACTGATGGAGCGCCTGGGCGCGCGTACCGGGGCAAACATTGACTGGGTGGGCTGGGTGCACGATTAAGCGGCAGAGGGGGAGGCGGGCTTCTCTACCACCACCCACACGTTGAACGTGCCGGCAATCACGCTCACCTGCGCCTGAGGCTCATCAAACAGCGCGGCGATGTCTGGCGGGGCAAGGAAGTGACTGCGCATCAGGGCAAGTTTTTCGGCAAGGGCGATAAGTTTGACGGCAAAACGGCGCAGGTCCGGCTCTTCGATGATTAACCGTCCGCCGGGTTGAAGCAGGCGCCACAATTCGCGCGCCGTGGCGCGCTGATCGCAGACGTGATGCAGGGCATCGACCATGATGATGCGGGCAAAGGCGTGATCGGGAAAGGGCAGGCGCTCGGTGTGGGAGCATACCGGGCACAGTCCGTTTTTCTGGCGGGCTTGCGCCAGCATGCGGCAGGACAGGTCGGCAACCACGACGAGGCGCGCCTGATCGCGCAGGAACTGCGAGACTCTGCCGGTGCCGCCGCCGGCATCCAGCAGAGCGCCATCCACCGGCAGGTGGAGGTGGGCGAGCAGGTCTTCCGGCGGGCGGGGGTGGATGAAGCGTTCGTAAAAGGGGGCGAGCAGGTCGAAATGGTCGAAAGCGGGCATGGGAATTTCCTTTCAGGTTGATTGTAATGGATTTTTAAGGAATGGATGAGCGTTGCACAATGCAGGTTGACGCTTGGGATGGGCGTGGTAGAATCAAAATGAACCTTGAAGGTGTTAATTAGATGAGGAGGACGATGCACATGGAAGAGAATATTACTGGATCCTTTGCGGTAAAGAAGGGTCTGGCGCAGATGCTGAAAGGCGGAGTCATCATGGATGTGGTGACGCCGGAGCATGCCCGCATTGCCGAGGATGCCGGCGCGGTGGCGGTGATGGCGCTGGAGCGCGTGCCTGCCGATATTCGCGCACACGGTGGTGTTGCCCGCATGAGCGACCCCGAACTGATTCTTAAAATCATGGATGCGGTCAGCATTCCGGTGATGGCGAAGTGCCGCATCGGGCATTTTGTCGAAGCCCAAATTCTGGAAGCCATTGGGGTGGATTACATTGACGAATCCGAAGTGCTCACCCCGGCGGATGAGGAACACCACATTTACAAGCATGCCTTCAAAGTGCCTTTTGTGTGCGGGGCGCGCAATCTGGGCGAAGCCCTGCGGCGCATCGGCGAAGGCGCGGCGATGATTCGTACCAAGGGCGAAGCCGGCACCGGCGATGTGGTCGAAGCGGTGCGCCATGCCCGCGCGGTGATGGGCGAAATCCGCCGCCTGCAGAACCTGCCCGATGAAGAAGTGATGGCGTTTGCCAAGGAAATCGGCGCGCCGTATGAACTGGTGCTGGAAACCCGCAAACTGGGGCGCTTACCGGTGGTCAACTTTGCCGCGGGCGGTATTGCCACCCCCGCCGATGCCGCGCTGATGATGCAGTTGGGCATGGACGGCGTCTTTGTGGGTTCGGGTATCTTCAAATCGGGCGATCCTGCCAAGCGCGCCGCCGCCATTGTCAAAGCCGTCACCCACTACAACGACCCGAAGATTCTGGCGGAAGTCAGCCGCAACCTCGGCGAGCCGATGGTTGGACGGCAAATCTCTGCCATTCCGGAAAGCGAATTGATTGCCGGGAGAGGATGGTAGTCATTACCCTATGAAACTGGGAGTTCTGGCATTACAGGGCGATTTCATCGAACATCAGACGATGCTGGAACGGTTGGGCGTTGAAGTTCAGCAGGTGCGCCTGCCGTCTCATCTGGAAGGGCTGGCGGGGTTGATAATCCCGGGCGGCGAGTCCACCACCATCGGCAAACTGGCGGTAGATTTTGGCTTGCTGGAGCCTCTGCGCGAGTTCGGACGCCAGCGCGCCATCTGGGGTACCTGCGCGGGAGCCATTTTCCTCTCCAAAGACGTGGGACGCCCTCAGCCGCTTCTGGAGTTGATGGATATCACCGTCCAGCGCAATGCGTTTGGACGTCAGGTGGATAGTTTCGAGACCGATCTGGACGTCAGTTTTATGGGGAAAGAGTACAACGGCAGACCCTTCCATGCGGTGTTCATCCGCGCGCCCATCATCGAAAAGGTGTACGGCAACGCGCGGGCGCTGATCACCCTGGGAGATGGGCGTATCGTTGCCGCTCAGCAGGGCAAACTGCTGGCAACCTCTTTCCACCCTGAACTGACCGGAGACGACCGCTTCCACCGTTATTTTGTGGAGTTAGCACGGTAAGCATTCGTTCGTTTGCCTGGCACGACCTGATTACCCTTTTCCGGTACCGGCGGCAGTTCCTGTACACGGATATGGGGCTATTGCTCACGCGCGGCGGGGTGCTGGCGCCGCTTTCGGTGCTGGCATCGCTCGACCCTCTGCGCGGCTCGTTTACGGCGGTGTGTCCTTCCCAAAAGGGTTTTCCCTCGTTGATCGGGCGCATGGTCTATACCCCGGGAGAGCGCTCGGCGCATCTGGCGTTCCTTCTGCCGGTCAGCGGGGTGGAACACCCCGGTCTGCCGGCGTTGATGGAAAGCCTGGCGGCCACGGCGGGGGCGTGGGGGGCGCTCAACCTGCTGGCAGAGGTGGAAGAAACTCAGCCGGCGCTGGAAGCCTTCCGGCGCAGTGGCTTTGCCGTGTACGGCTGGCAGTCCATCTGGAAGTTCGACTCTCCCCCGGCTTCGCGCCGCTCGGGCGAGTGGCGACCGCCATTGCCCACCGAGGAAAATGCCGTGCGCAGTTTGTATCAACTGCTGGTGCCGCCGCTGGTGCAAGCCGCCGAGCCTTTTGCCGGGCATACCGGCGAGCGCCTGGTGTACCGGCAGGGCGGGGAGATTCTGGCGTATGCCGATTTGCTCTACGGACCCGAAGGGGTGTTCATTCAGCCGCTTTTGCACCCCGGCTTGAAGCAACCCGAAGAAGCTCTGCAAGCCCTGCTGGGATGCTTTATCAGTTTGCCTGCCCGACCGGTGTACGTGGCGGCGCGCTCCTATCAAGCCTGGTTGGAGCCGGTGCTCAACCGCCTGGGCGGGTATGTTTCGCCGCGGCAAGCCCTGCTGGTGCGCCATCTGGTCGCCACGGCGCGGGTGGGCGTGCTGGCGCGGCAGATTGCCGGAGAATCGTTCAATCATGAGGCAACGGTGCCCATGATCCAGAGTTCGACCATTTACAAAAATTGAGTGTATGACGCAAAGAAGAATAACTGACGATTTACACGTTTTGATGGGCGTTTTACCGCCGCGGATTGCCGAGGCGGTGCAAAACGCCAATAACAGCGATCAACTGCTTGAGATTGTCATGGACCTGGGGCGCAAACCGGTGGCGCGCTTCACCACCGGCGATCTGGTCTTGCTGGAAGAAGAAGTGACCCACGAAGACCTGGACTTCACCGTCTCGCGCATCGGCGAGTTTGACGCCGACAACCGCGCCGGGCTGGAGCGCACCCTGCATCGCATCTCCGCCATCCGCAACCGGCGCGGGCACATTGTCGGCTTGACCTGCCGCGTGGGGCGGGCGGTGTACGGGACGATTGACATCATTCAGGACCTCATCGAATCGGGCAAGAGTGTGCTGATTCTGGGGCGCCCCGGCATTGGCAAGACCACCATGCTGCGCGAGGCGGCGCGTATTCTGGCAGAAAAGAAGCGCGTGGTTATTGTGGATACTTCCAACGAAATTGGCGGTGACGGCGATGTGCCTCATCCTGCGGTGGGAGCGGCACGGCGCATGCAGGTGCCCAAGCCCTCTCTCCAGCACGAGGTGATGATTGAAGCGGTGGAAAACCACAACCCGGAAGTCATCGTCATTGACGAAATCGGGCGCGAGTTGGAAGCCGCCGCGGCGCGCACCATTGCCGAGCGCGGCGTGCAGTTGATTGGCACAGCCCACGGGCGCACGCTGGAAAACCTTTTGCTCAACCCCACCCTGTCCGACCTGGTGGGCGGGATTGAGGCGGTGACGCTTTCCGATGAAGAAGCCCGCCGCCGCGGTACGCAAAAGACGGTGCTGGAGCGCCGCGCGCCGCCCACGTTCGACGTGCTGATTGAGATTCAGGAACGCGACCGCCTTGCCATTCATCCCGATGTGGCGGCGGCAGTGGATGCGCTGGTGCGCAACAACCCGCTTCCGCCGGAGATTCGCTACCGCGATGCCGAGGGCAATATCCATGTGGAAAAACCGCCCGCTCAACCAGCGGCGCGCAACGGCTACGGCGCTATGCAGGCTGGCTTCCGCCGCCTGATGAGCGAGCCGGCAGGCGGGCGCGCCTCCGAGACCGCTTACTCCCACCGTGAAGAAATGGAAAGCGAGCCGCGCTCCATGCGCACCGAGCGCCTTCAGCCCATTCGCATTTATCCCTATGGGGTCGCCCGCAACCGCCTTCAGCAGGGCGCCAAGCGGCTGGGTGTACCGGCGCTGATTGTGCGCGAACTGGCAGAAGCCGATGTGCTCATCACCCTGCGGGCGTATTACCGCAGTCGTCAGCAGACCATTCTGGAAGCTGAACAGCGCGGGATGCCCATTTACGTCCTGCGTGCCAACACCAACACGCAGATTGAGCAGTTGCTGGCAGAGTTGTTCAACCTGAGCATGCAACCCGAGGATGGCGAGGACCTGGAAGCCACCATCGCGCAGACCCAAGCCGCCATTCAAATGGTGATGAACGGCGAGCGCTACGTGGATTTGGCGCCTGCCTCGGCAGCCATCCGCCGCATGCAGCATGAGATGGCGCGCCAGTATCAACTGACCTCGCACTCGTACGGCAAAGAACCCAACCGGCGGGTGAGGATTTATCGTGAGTAACCTTTAAAGGGAGAAGGGCGCGGCGCCTTTCTCCCTTTCTCTACCCTGTTCACTTCATCGAGGTGGCATGTTCATCACCTTTGAGGGACCCGAAGGAAGCGGAAAGACCACTCAGATTCGGCTGTTTGCCGAATTTTTACGCGCGCGGGGGTACGATGTGCTGACTACCCGTGAGCCGGGCGGCACCGAAATCAGCGACCAGATTCGCGCGGTGCTGGTGAATTTGCGCAATACCGCCATGCATCCGCGCACCGAGATTTTGCTTTTTCAGGCGGCGCGGGCGCAACTGGTGGAACAGGTTATCCGCCCGGCGTTGAGCCGCGGCACGCTGGTACTTTCCGACCGCTACGCCGACAGTACGCTGGCGTATCAGGGCTATGGACACGGGTATCCGCTGGAAGAACTGCGCCGGTTAATTGATTTTGCCACCGGCGGGTTGATCCCCGACCTGACCTTCTTACTGGATGTGAACCCGGCGCAGGGCTTGGAGCGCAAACAGCGCGAGGGGGAATGGAATCGACTGGATGCGTACGACCTGGGGTTTCATCAGCGGGTGCGGGCGGGCTATCTGGAGATGGCGCGAGCCGAGCCGCATCGCTGGGTGGTGGTGGACGCCACGCAGAGCATTGAGGTCATTCAGAGCGATATCCGCCGTTGCTTTGAGCAGCGGCTGGCTGCCCGTTGAGCGCCGGCAGGTGGGTGAAAATGTGGGTGAAAGGCTGGGCGGTTTCTTCTCCCAGGCGCTGGACAATCTGACGGTGCATTTCGCTGAATGTCAGCACCAGTTCGCGGGTAGAGATGCCGTATTTGCGGTCAAACGCCCTTAACCATTCCAGATAACCAAAGAAGATTTCCGGGTTGGCTTTTTCCACAGCATCCATCAGGTAAGAGAGATGAATGAGGATGTCCCGGCGGCACAACTCGCGGCGCGCGGCTTGCGCTTCGTCGGGGTAGATGTGACCCGCTACCTGTGTGGCAATGAAATCTATCGTCGGGGATAGCGAACGGCAGGCGAAGTGGTTGTAACTGAGCGATGCCCGGGCTGCGTCCAGAAAGACGCTCAGAGCTTGAGACGTCTCCAGGGGGAGCATAGCGCCGGTGTGGCTGGCAAGGGAATCCAGAACCTGCTCCAGATGGCGGGTGCACATGCCGCGCAGGATAATGGAATGGCGCACCCAGCGGAAGTACTCGGTGAGGTATTCCGGACTGCGCAGGCGCACGGCGGTGAGCAGATAATCCAGATGCTGATCCAGGTCCCGCGAAATGTGCACAATTCCCGTTTCCCCATACCGGTCTTCCCAGAAGGGGTTGCGGTACAGGTCGGCAAAGATGGCTTGTACCAGGGGACGGCGTATGCTTTCCAGGGCACTGCAAAGGCTCTCAATATCCATGTCTTCCACTTCCGGGGGCAGGGTGGGGAAAAATGCGGGCTGAATCATGGCGGCAACCGGGAAAGGAGTTATCTTTCAGTTATTTTATTGCAATATTTTTCTTCCGTTCGTTGCAAAT of Anaerolinea thermophila UNI-1 contains these proteins:
- a CDS encoding peptidylprolyl isomerase; amino-acid sequence: MKLRWQWMMLALCLSSLGMLAGGCSPAPAPLSPQPSPSATLALNIPKTTPLPETMDCVLVSVEPTPTPSTEPPLFPPPSAQDWTQGPENAVLTFIEYTDLQAPASLALDWSLTRLRERYPEKVRRVFRHFPLPANDKSLLAGAAAEAAGAQGKFWEMTHLLLERQEEWTPLPEAEFRAWLEARAADLALDVPTFLSALDDPAIRLSLQQAQEEGFRLGIPTMPFVLVNQRMYQGPRDYRSLETLLLLEDLKSRQFRQCPPFVIDPARTYVAVLETTQGELRIQLFADQAPQTVNNFVFLARQGWYDGVLFHRVLPGYIAQSGDPSGSGFGTPGYAFADELNALRFDQPGRVAMANAGPNSNGSQFFIAYTALPDLDGQYPIFGQVIEGLEVLNRLTPRDPSSPADLPEGDRILRVRILEAAP
- a CDS encoding TerC family protein, coding for MDLSFLVIILQLIFLEGILSIDNAAVLGAMVSSLPDTQPIPWPPALKRVGHWLDGVLGPQRLAALRVGLLGAYVGRGLMLLAASFIIRNPWLKLVGAAYLIRLALDDLSAPGEQGAEEDGEVRPVRQAGFWLTVLNVELMDLAFSLDNVVAAVSLSDHILVVMLGVAIGILVMRFAAGIFSYVVEREPILKSAAYILVLSIGIELVLEELGIMEFSDWARFGISMSIIALSLAYAHLPFLRIFRPVLVWLSQGFGIINALIVWVLAPLRGLVYLVRLAFRRPEKA
- a CDS encoding ferritin — protein: MLSKRLLEEMNTQIKLELYSAYLYLAMAAHFEENNWGGFAKWMAMQAREEQEHALKFFEYIHDRGGKVTLQAIDAPPSAFGTHEEIFAEVLKHEQSVTARINLLYSIAVEDKDYASQEFLNWFVKEQVEEEKNAAQVLEWLKMAGGAVPALFQINALLAQRGD
- a CDS encoding DinB family protein, producing the protein MNLSAILVSQFLAGLEMLKQTITLCPEDLWNAPQDKNPFWQVTYHALYFVHEYLAESPETFVPWEKHREVYDFDETQTFEPYDQAALLEYLAFLENHVRERLPQLRLDEVEGHGSRSMLTAELQIYSLRHLMVHTGELMERLGARTGANIDWVGWVHD
- a CDS encoding class I SAM-dependent methyltransferase; amino-acid sequence: MPAFDHFDLLAPFYERFIHPRPPEDLLAHLHLPVDGALLDAGGGTGRVSQFLRDQARLVVVADLSCRMLAQARQKNGLCPVCSHTERLPFPDHAFARIIMVDALHHVCDQRATARELWRLLQPGGRLIIEEPDLRRFAVKLIALAEKLALMRSHFLAPPDIAALFDEPQAQVSVIAGTFNVWVVVEKPASPSAA
- the pdxS gene encoding pyridoxal 5'-phosphate synthase lyase subunit PdxS, with the translated sequence MEENITGSFAVKKGLAQMLKGGVIMDVVTPEHARIAEDAGAVAVMALERVPADIRAHGGVARMSDPELILKIMDAVSIPVMAKCRIGHFVEAQILEAIGVDYIDESEVLTPADEEHHIYKHAFKVPFVCGARNLGEALRRIGEGAAMIRTKGEAGTGDVVEAVRHARAVMGEIRRLQNLPDEEVMAFAKEIGAPYELVLETRKLGRLPVVNFAAGGIATPADAALMMQLGMDGVFVGSGIFKSGDPAKRAAAIVKAVTHYNDPKILAEVSRNLGEPMVGRQISAIPESELIAGRGW
- the pdxT gene encoding pyridoxal 5'-phosphate synthase glutaminase subunit PdxT, with product MKLGVLALQGDFIEHQTMLERLGVEVQQVRLPSHLEGLAGLIIPGGESTTIGKLAVDFGLLEPLREFGRQRAIWGTCAGAIFLSKDVGRPQPLLELMDITVQRNAFGRQVDSFETDLDVSFMGKEYNGRPFHAVFIRAPIIEKVYGNARALITLGDGRIVAAQQGKLLATSFHPELTGDDRFHRYFVELAR
- a CDS encoding R3H domain-containing nucleic acid-binding protein, translating into MTQRRITDDLHVLMGVLPPRIAEAVQNANNSDQLLEIVMDLGRKPVARFTTGDLVLLEEEVTHEDLDFTVSRIGEFDADNRAGLERTLHRISAIRNRRGHIVGLTCRVGRAVYGTIDIIQDLIESGKSVLILGRPGIGKTTMLREAARILAEKKRVVIVDTSNEIGGDGDVPHPAVGAARRMQVPKPSLQHEVMIEAVENHNPEVIVIDEIGRELEAAAARTIAERGVQLIGTAHGRTLENLLLNPTLSDLVGGIEAVTLSDEEARRRGTQKTVLERRAPPTFDVLIEIQERDRLAIHPDVAAAVDALVRNNPLPPEIRYRDAEGNIHVEKPPAQPAARNGYGAMQAGFRRLMSEPAGGRASETAYSHREEMESEPRSMRTERLQPIRIYPYGVARNRLQQGAKRLGVPALIVRELAEADVLITLRAYYRSRQQTILEAEQRGMPIYVLRANTNTQIEQLLAELFNLSMQPEDGEDLEATIAQTQAAIQMVMNGERYVDLAPASAAIRRMQHEMARQYQLTSHSYGKEPNRRVRIYRE
- the tmk gene encoding dTMP kinase produces the protein MFITFEGPEGSGKTTQIRLFAEFLRARGYDVLTTREPGGTEISDQIRAVLVNLRNTAMHPRTEILLFQAARAQLVEQVIRPALSRGTLVLSDRYADSTLAYQGYGHGYPLEELRRLIDFATGGLIPDLTFLLDVNPAQGLERKQREGEWNRLDAYDLGFHQRVRAGYLEMARAEPHRWVVVDATQSIEVIQSDIRRCFEQRLAAR